Part of the Halalkalibacter krulwichiae genome is shown below.
ATTCATAAAATACTTTGAGGAGGAAAGTTGAATGAAGGGAAAAGTGGTAATTGTGACTGGCGGTAGTAGTGGGATGGGAAAAGCAATGGCGAAAAGGTTTGCGCAACTTGGAGCATATGTTACAATTTCTGGACGTAATTCAGATAAACTTACTCAAGCCAAACAAGAAATAGAAACATTTAAAGGTCAAGTTTTACCTTACTCTATGGATGTTCGTAATAATGAAGATGTTCAAGCGATGGTAACAAAAACAAAAGGACATTTTGGAAGTATTGATTATCTTGTAAATAATGCAGCGGGTAATTTTTTAGTTCGCGCTGAAGAACTGTCTATAAATGGTTGGAATTCGGTTATTGATATTGTCCTCAACGGAACTTGGCACTGCACACAAGCCGTTGCGAAAGAATGGATTAAAGAAAAGAAGGCTGGTAGTATAACAAATATCGTTGCAACGTATGCATGGACAGCGGGAGCTGGTGTCGTACATTCTGCTAGTGCAAAGGCTGGTGTTTTAGCAATGACGCGCTCATTGGCAGTTGAATGGGGAAGTCAGTATGGCATTAGAGTTAATGCTATTGCACCCGGTCCTATTGAAGATACGGGTGGAGCTAAAAAGCTAATAATGAATGAAGAAGCTTATAAAAAGGTCATTCGTAGTGTTCCAGTTAGAAGGTTCGGAAAAGTCGATGAAGTTGCTGGGCTCGCAGCATACCTTTTTTCAGAAGAAGCTCAATATATTAACGGTGAGTGTATTACGATTGACGGAGGTCAGTGGTTAAACAATTCAGCATTTCAATTTTAAATAATGATAGCGCTTTAAAAATCATCAGCTGAAGTTGATAAGTTCAACTTTCTTAATACAAAACTTGTTATTGTTTACCTTACTGCATCTCTAGAGATTTTTTTAAATATAGAGCAATTGTTTAGGCAGTATGTACCATTATATGATAAAGTAACCTCAAGTAAGCAAAAAAAATAATAGGGGTGTCAAAATGGGAATTAAACAATTGACAAGTATTGAAGACATGAAGCAATTTATCAAACAACCGGGAAAGCATATACTTTTTAAGCACAGTACAACGTGCCCAATTAGTGCTAAAGCACATGAAGAATTTCAAGCGTTTGTTGAAGAAAACAATACATCTGCTGCTCTTGTAAGAGTAATAGAAGAACGTCCTGTATCAAATCAAATTACTGAAGAGCTTGGAATCAAGCATGAATCTCCACAAATCTTCTTGCTTGAAGATGGTCAGGTTCGCTGGAATACATCTCATTGGAAGATTACAAAGGATGCAATTAAGGAGGCTATTACCCAATGAGTAAGCAAGTAATTGTCTATTCAACAGATGGCTGTGTAGAATGCAATTATGTTAAGCAAATGTTGAAAGAAGAAGGTGTAGATTTTGAAGTTAGAGATGTCATGGCTAGTGAAGAACACCAAAAAGAAGTAGAGAAATTTGGATTTATGGGTGTACCGGTGACAGTCGTGAATGAGCGAGCTGTGAAAGGCTTTACACCAGAACTACAAGAACTTATTAAAATTGCGAAATCATAAGAAAAAGATGACTGTAAATTCGGATGTTGAAGTCCGACTTTAGCAGTCATCTTTTTTTCATAGTATGTTAATTCAGGGGCAGGAAGGAATCGATCATCCTGTTTAGCACTGATTGTAAAGTTCATTTAATTATTCCTTCAAACCTGATTCAGAGTAGACGGCAATAAGAATTATTGCAGATTCCTCGCCTATGTTCTTAACCATATGAGGAACGCTCGCACTCCAGCTAAAGGAATCTCCCTTTTCCAATACAACGGATTCTTCACATTGCTCGGCCAAAATCTTACCTTTTACGACAACATGACATTCTTCTCCTTCATGAGAGTGAGGTTTCAAC
Proteins encoded:
- the fadH gene encoding 2,4-dienoyl-CoA reductase, coding for MKGKVVIVTGGSSGMGKAMAKRFAQLGAYVTISGRNSDKLTQAKQEIETFKGQVLPYSMDVRNNEDVQAMVTKTKGHFGSIDYLVNNAAGNFLVRAEELSINGWNSVIDIVLNGTWHCTQAVAKEWIKEKKAGSITNIVATYAWTAGAGVVHSASAKAGVLAMTRSLAVEWGSQYGIRVNAIAPGPIEDTGGAKKLIMNEEAYKKVIRSVPVRRFGKVDEVAGLAAYLFSEEAQYINGECITIDGGQWLNNSAFQF
- the ytxJ gene encoding bacillithiol system redox-active protein YtxJ, with product MGIKQLTSIEDMKQFIKQPGKHILFKHSTTCPISAKAHEEFQAFVEENNTSAALVRVIEERPVSNQITEELGIKHESPQIFLLEDGQVRWNTSHWKITKDAIKEAITQ
- a CDS encoding glutaredoxin family protein, whose translation is MSKQVIVYSTDGCVECNYVKQMLKEEGVDFEVRDVMASEEHQKEVEKFGFMGVPVTVVNERAVKGFTPELQELIKIAKS